The following coding sequences lie in one Zingiber officinale cultivar Zhangliang chromosome 2B, Zo_v1.1, whole genome shotgun sequence genomic window:
- the LOC122049125 gene encoding superoxide dismutase [Cu-Zn]-like, giving the protein MVKAVAVLGNSEGVKGTIYFVQEGDGPTTVTGSITGLKPGLHGFHVHALGDTTNGCMSTGPHFNPAGKLHGAPEDEN; this is encoded by the exons ATGGTGAAGGCTGTTGCTGTCTTGGGTAATAGTGAGGGTGTTAAGGGCACAATTTACTTCGTCCAGGAAGGAGATG GTCCAACCACCGTCACCGGATCCATCACTGGCCTCAAGCCTGGGCTTCATGGCTTCCATGTGCATGCTCTTGGAGACACCACCAATGGATGCATGTCAACTG GGCCTCATTTTAATCCTGCTGGAAAGTTACATGGTGCTCCTGAAGATGAAAACTGA